The sequence CACGATCCTCGAGATCGAGGTCGGCGTCGTGGGTGGCGAGGAGGACGGCCACGAGGCCGCGATCAACGACAAGCTGTACACGACGGCCGAGGACGGCCTGGCGACGGTCAAGGCGCTGGGCTCGGGCGAGAAGGGCCGCTACCTGACGGCCCTCACGTTCGGCAACGTGCACGGCGTCTACAAGCCGGGTGCGGTGAAGCTGCGTCCGTCGATCCTCGCGGACATCCAGAAGGCCGTCGGCGCCGAGATCGGCAAGGAGTCGCCGTTCGACCTGGTCTTCCACGGCGGCTCGGGCTCGACGGCCGAGGAGATCGCCGAGGCGGTCGACAACGGCGTCATCAAGATGAACATCGACACGGACACGCAGTACGCGTTCAGCCGGCCCGTCGCGGACCACTTCTTCCGCAACTACGACGGCGTGCTGAAGGTCGACGGCGAGGTCGGCAACAAGAAGGCCTACGACCCGCGCGCCTGGGGCAAGCTGGCCGAGGCCGGCATGGCCGCCCGCATCGTCGAGGCGTGCCAGCAGCTGCGCTCGGCGGGCCAGAAGATCCGCTGACGCTGCTCCTCCGAGCGTCGACACGTCGAGAGCGCGGTCCCTGCGGGGGCCGCGCTCTCGTGCGTCACGGGGGCGTCGTCAGGACAGCAGCGTGTCCGGTGCGACCGGTTGGAACTCG is a genomic window of Cellulomonas fulva containing:
- the fbaA gene encoding class II fructose-bisphosphate aldolase, which translates into the protein MAIATPEVYAEMIDRAKAGKFAYPAVNITSSQTVTAAIQGFAEAESDGIIQVSVGGAEYAAGSTVKDRIAGSLALAAYAREVAKGYDVTIALHTDHCVKKNLDSWVRPLLALEAEQVKRGEEPTFQSHMFDGSDIPLEENLVIAAELLELSQAARTILEIEVGVVGGEEDGHEAAINDKLYTTAEDGLATVKALGSGEKGRYLTALTFGNVHGVYKPGAVKLRPSILADIQKAVGAEIGKESPFDLVFHGGSGSTAEEIAEAVDNGVIKMNIDTDTQYAFSRPVADHFFRNYDGVLKVDGEVGNKKAYDPRAWGKLAEAGMAARIVEACQQLRSAGQKIR